Proteins encoded by one window of Serratia nevei:
- a CDS encoding TonB-dependent siderophore receptor, protein MKSKLSRYSLATLIGLGLGASAFANAAQQTDTTTTEENSGTTDKKPRGEDTIVVTAARQNLQAPGVSTITAEEIKKRPPARDISELIRTMPGVNLTGNSTSGQRGNNRQIDIRGMGPENTLILIDGKPASSRNSVRQGWRGERDSRGDTAWVPPEMIERIEVLRGPAAARYGNGAAGGVVNIITKKAGDALHGSLNGYFNVPQHKQEGATKRTDFSLSGPLSDSLSFRLFGGYSKTQADAWDINESHKSERVGAYANSLPAGREGVVDKNIDALLHWDFAHLQSLEFEYAYGRQGNLYSGDTQNTNTNALVQSNYGKETNRIYRETFGLTHRGAWDNGVSTNNYVQFERTRNTRLNEGLAGGTEGIFDTKNTGFGTTKLDDFLAHSEVSVPFELGVSQTATLGTEWTQQRMKDGTSTSQTLMGGTIPGMGNGTRSPYASAHIFSLFAEDNIELTDTTMLTPGLRYDLHSESGNNWSPALNLSQELGDYFTLKMGIARSYKAPTLYQTNGNYLLYSKGQGCAGSDVRNGCYLLGNDDLKAETSVNKEIGLEFHNEGWLAGVTYFRNDYHNKIEAGNSRIATSSTGTAVYQWENVPKAVVQGLEGSLNVPVSETVTWSNNATYMIENKNKTTGDYLSVIPKFTVNSTLSWQATQDLSMQSTLTWYGRQKPKKYNYQGKPATGGETREVSPYAVVGASATYDLTKNVSVTAGIDNLFDKRQFRAGNAQNVGDPITGAINIAGAGAATYNEPGRTYYMSINTHF, encoded by the coding sequence ATGAAAAGCAAGCTATCACGTTATTCTTTAGCCACTCTTATCGGCTTGGGATTGGGCGCGTCCGCGTTCGCCAACGCCGCGCAGCAGACCGACACCACCACCACGGAAGAAAACAGCGGCACCACGGATAAAAAGCCGCGCGGCGAAGACACCATCGTCGTGACCGCCGCCCGGCAGAACCTGCAGGCGCCGGGGGTGTCCACCATCACCGCCGAAGAGATCAAAAAACGCCCGCCGGCGCGCGACATCAGCGAACTGATCCGCACCATGCCCGGGGTTAACCTGACCGGCAACTCCACCAGCGGCCAGCGCGGCAACAATCGCCAGATCGATATCCGCGGCATGGGCCCGGAAAACACCCTGATTCTGATCGACGGCAAACCGGCCTCCAGCCGCAACTCGGTGCGTCAGGGCTGGCGCGGCGAGCGCGACTCGCGCGGTGATACCGCCTGGGTGCCGCCGGAAATGATCGAACGCATCGAAGTGCTGCGCGGCCCGGCCGCCGCGCGCTACGGCAACGGCGCCGCGGGCGGCGTGGTCAACATCATCACCAAGAAGGCCGGCGATGCGCTGCACGGCTCGCTGAACGGCTACTTCAACGTGCCGCAGCACAAGCAGGAGGGCGCCACCAAGCGCACCGACTTCAGCCTGTCCGGCCCGCTGAGCGATTCCCTGAGCTTCCGCCTGTTCGGCGGCTACAGCAAAACGCAGGCCGACGCCTGGGACATTAACGAATCGCATAAATCCGAACGCGTAGGCGCCTACGCCAACAGCCTGCCCGCCGGGCGCGAAGGGGTGGTCGATAAAAACATCGACGCCTTGCTGCATTGGGACTTCGCCCATCTGCAGTCATTGGAGTTCGAGTATGCCTACGGCCGTCAGGGCAACCTGTATTCCGGCGATACCCAGAACACCAATACCAATGCCCTGGTGCAGAGCAACTACGGCAAAGAGACTAACCGCATCTACCGTGAAACCTTCGGCCTGACCCACCGCGGCGCCTGGGACAACGGCGTGAGCACCAACAACTACGTGCAGTTCGAGCGTACCCGCAATACCCGCCTGAACGAAGGCCTGGCCGGCGGCACCGAAGGCATCTTCGACACCAAAAATACCGGTTTCGGCACCACCAAGCTGGACGACTTCCTGGCGCACAGCGAAGTCAGCGTGCCGTTTGAGCTGGGCGTTTCACAGACCGCCACCCTGGGTACCGAGTGGACCCAACAGCGGATGAAAGACGGCACCTCCACCAGCCAAACGCTGATGGGCGGCACTATTCCCGGCATGGGCAACGGCACGCGCAGCCCTTACGCTTCCGCGCATATCTTCTCGCTGTTCGCCGAAGACAACATTGAGCTGACCGACACCACCATGCTGACGCCGGGTCTGCGTTACGATCTGCATTCAGAATCCGGCAACAACTGGAGCCCGGCGCTGAACCTGTCGCAGGAACTGGGCGACTACTTCACGCTGAAAATGGGCATCGCGCGTTCTTACAAGGCACCGACCCTGTACCAGACCAACGGCAACTACCTGCTGTACAGCAAAGGCCAAGGGTGTGCGGGCAGCGATGTCAGAAACGGCTGCTACCTGCTCGGTAACGACGATCTGAAGGCGGAAACCAGCGTCAACAAAGAGATCGGGCTGGAGTTCCATAACGAAGGCTGGCTGGCCGGCGTGACTTACTTCCGCAACGATTACCACAACAAGATTGAAGCGGGTAACTCGCGCATCGCCACCAGCAGCACCGGTACGGCGGTCTATCAGTGGGAGAACGTACCGAAAGCGGTGGTGCAGGGGCTGGAAGGCTCGCTGAACGTGCCGGTCAGCGAGACCGTCACCTGGAGCAACAACGCCACCTACATGATCGAGAACAAGAACAAGACCACCGGCGATTACCTGTCGGTGATCCCGAAGTTCACCGTCAACTCGACCCTCAGCTGGCAGGCTACGCAGGATCTGTCGATGCAGTCCACCCTGACCTGGTACGGCCGTCAGAAGCCGAAGAAGTACAACTACCAGGGTAAACCGGCCACCGGCGGCGAAACCCGCGAGGTCAGCCCTTATGCCGTCGTCGGCGCCAGCGCGACCTATGACCTGACCAAAAACGTCAGCGTCACCGCCGGCATCGACAACCTGTTCGACAAACGCCAGTTCCGCGCCGGTAACGCGCAGAACGTGGGCGACCCGATTACCGGCGCGATCAACATCGCCGGCGCGGGCGCGGCCACCTACAACGAACCGGGCCGTACCTACTACATGAGCATCAACACCCACTTCTGA
- a CDS encoding MbtH family protein encodes MESLNPFDDQQQRSLVLRNVQQQYSLWPDFRAIPSEWTIVFGPAARTACAEWLEQHWQDILPVAAREA; translated from the coding sequence ATGGAAAGCCTGAATCCGTTCGATGATCAACAGCAGCGCAGCCTGGTGCTGCGCAACGTACAACAACAATACAGTTTGTGGCCGGATTTCCGCGCCATTCCGTCCGAGTGGACGATCGTCTTCGGCCCGGCGGCGCGCACTGCGTGCGCCGAATGGCTGGAGCAGCATTGGCAAGACATTCTGCCGGTCGCAGCACGCGAGGCGTGA
- a CDS encoding enterobactin synthase subunit F — MSHTPNSLSGPALAGEWPLVAAQPGIWVADQISPHRNAYAVAHAIELNGPIAVEPLLQAITQSLGEVDMLRLRFAERDGVPVQWWDNTLAVREPELVDLTTSPDPEAAARALMDIDLASDLRASSGAPLYRHVVMRLADDRWFWYQRYHHLLVDGFSFTAIARRVAAIYTHLCRGDALEPTPFTAFSDVVAEYQAYREAPAWQRDADFWLEKARQLPPPATLCPQPLAGQTPTPRIHRLEQRCDPQAFAELVQCGAQQKLNAADMAVALVALWVSRLSGQPSFSAGFIFMRRTGSAALCAAGPVINVLPMEMHLEPQATLYEAAARISRELKTVRRHQRYDAEQVQRDLGRIGDGEPLYGTVFNFKMFDYQLDFAGIEGITHDLASGPVRDLEIALFIDEHHHLKVELLANAERYSRQELQAHLQRLPLLLAQFAAQATLPIGEADMLTADDHALLARVNDTTHPVPATTLSQLLAQQAQTTPDAPALADAHFSFTYRETREQVTALARELVAQGVRPGDIVAVALPRSVFLSLALMAIVEAGAAYLPLDTGYPDERLAMMLEDAAPRLVITNPAQQARFADKGEILLYDAPLTADHAAGVAIAGPTPDHAAYIIFTSGSTGRPKGVLVGHQAIVNRLLWMQHQYPLGADDAVLQKTPCSFDVSVWEFFWPLMVGARLVMAPPEAHRDPQQLQQLIAQHRITTLHFVPSMLAAFVAALDDDAAVASCAALRQVFCSGEALPAELCRLWQSRTAVPLHNLYGPTEAAVDVTWHPAYGEALAKVTGANVPIGLPVWNTGLRILDARLRPVPPGVAGDLYLTGVQLAHGYLGRPDLTASRFVADPFGEGGRMYRTGDVARWLPDGAVEYLGRSDDQLKIRGQRIELSEIDHALLSLPGVRQAVTHALVLQGTPVDAGGDARQLVGYLVMQPGANWDAEALRAALADRLPPHMVPVALVEMSDLPLSANGKLDRKALPQPQGGERKAGRPPQAGLESEIAAVFARLLQREQVFADDDFFALGGHSLLAMRLAAELRRDLGKAVSVGQVMVASRVEQLAALLAEDRTQEEADRSGFDSVLPLRVTEGPTLFCLHPASGFSWQFSVLPRYLDQHWSLVGIQSPRPDGPLALSEDMDQVVDAHLQTVLQVQPHGPYHFIGYSLGGTLAQGIAARLQARGEQVAFLGLLDTYPPETQNWDVMLDDNVLKEVQREREQFLAVSQDTLDPALGETRTAMFDNIEANYADSVRLLSHTRTARFRGQATLFVAKRTLQEGMDVQQTWSQYVDALQAHELDCAHVDIVSPASFKVLGPLLNRILRTL; from the coding sequence GTGTCACACACCCCTAACTCTCTCAGCGGCCCGGCGCTTGCGGGCGAATGGCCGCTGGTCGCGGCGCAACCCGGCATCTGGGTCGCCGATCAAATTTCCCCGCATCGCAATGCCTACGCGGTGGCCCACGCCATCGAACTCAACGGCCCCATTGCCGTAGAGCCTCTGCTGCAGGCCATTACCCAGAGCCTGGGCGAGGTGGATATGCTGCGCCTGCGTTTTGCGGAACGCGACGGCGTGCCGGTGCAATGGTGGGATAACACGCTGGCGGTGCGCGAGCCGGAACTCGTCGATCTGACGACGTCGCCGGACCCCGAAGCCGCCGCGCGCGCGCTGATGGATATCGATCTGGCGAGCGATCTGCGCGCCAGCAGCGGCGCGCCGCTGTATCGCCATGTGGTGATGCGCCTCGCGGATGACCGCTGGTTCTGGTATCAGCGCTATCACCATCTGCTGGTGGACGGTTTCAGCTTCACCGCCATCGCTCGCCGCGTGGCGGCGATTTACACCCATCTTTGCCGCGGCGACGCGCTGGAACCGACGCCTTTCACGGCGTTCAGCGACGTGGTGGCGGAATACCAGGCTTACCGGGAGGCGCCGGCCTGGCAGCGCGACGCCGATTTCTGGCTCGAAAAAGCGCGGCAGCTGCCGCCGCCGGCGACCCTTTGCCCGCAGCCGCTGGCCGGGCAAACCCCCACGCCGCGCATCCACCGGCTGGAACAGCGCTGCGATCCGCAGGCCTTCGCCGAACTGGTGCAGTGCGGCGCGCAGCAGAAGCTGAACGCCGCCGATATGGCGGTGGCGCTGGTGGCGCTGTGGGTATCGCGCCTGAGTGGCCAACCGAGCTTCAGCGCCGGTTTTATCTTCATGCGCCGTACCGGATCGGCCGCCCTGTGCGCCGCCGGCCCGGTGATCAACGTGCTGCCGATGGAGATGCACCTCGAGCCGCAGGCCACGCTGTATGAGGCCGCCGCCCGCATCAGCCGCGAGCTGAAAACGGTGCGCCGCCATCAGCGCTACGACGCCGAACAGGTGCAGCGCGATCTGGGGCGCATCGGCGACGGCGAACCGCTGTACGGCACGGTCTTCAACTTCAAAATGTTCGATTACCAGCTGGACTTCGCCGGTATCGAAGGCATCACCCACGATCTGGCCTCCGGGCCGGTGCGCGATCTGGAGATTGCGCTGTTTATCGACGAGCACCATCACCTGAAGGTGGAACTGCTGGCCAACGCCGAGCGATACAGCCGCCAGGAACTGCAGGCGCACCTGCAGCGGCTGCCGCTGCTGCTGGCGCAGTTCGCCGCGCAGGCAACGTTGCCGATCGGCGAAGCCGATATGCTGACCGCCGACGATCACGCGCTGCTGGCGCGGGTCAACGACACGACGCACCCGGTACCGGCGACCACGCTGAGCCAGCTGCTGGCGCAGCAGGCGCAAACCACGCCAGACGCGCCGGCGCTGGCGGATGCGCATTTCAGCTTTACCTACCGCGAAACGCGCGAGCAGGTCACGGCGCTGGCGCGCGAGCTGGTGGCGCAGGGCGTGCGGCCGGGCGACATCGTGGCGGTGGCGCTGCCGCGTTCGGTGTTCCTGTCGCTGGCGTTGATGGCGATCGTGGAAGCGGGCGCCGCCTATCTGCCGCTGGACACCGGTTATCCGGACGAGCGGCTGGCGATGATGCTGGAAGACGCCGCGCCGCGGCTGGTCATCACCAACCCGGCGCAGCAGGCGCGTTTCGCCGACAAGGGCGAAATCTTGCTGTATGACGCGCCGCTGACGGCCGATCACGCCGCCGGGGTGGCGATCGCGGGCCCGACGCCGGACCATGCGGCCTATATCATCTTTACCTCCGGCTCCACCGGGCGCCCGAAAGGCGTGCTGGTCGGCCATCAGGCGATCGTCAACCGCCTGCTGTGGATGCAACACCAGTATCCGCTGGGGGCGGACGACGCGGTGCTGCAGAAAACGCCGTGCAGTTTCGACGTCTCGGTGTGGGAATTCTTCTGGCCGCTGATGGTGGGCGCCCGGCTGGTGATGGCCCCGCCGGAGGCGCATCGCGATCCGCAGCAACTGCAACAGCTGATCGCGCAACACCGCATTACCACGCTGCACTTCGTGCCGTCGATGCTGGCGGCTTTCGTGGCCGCCCTGGACGACGACGCGGCGGTGGCGAGCTGCGCCGCGCTGCGCCAGGTGTTCTGCAGCGGCGAAGCGCTGCCGGCGGAGCTGTGCCGCCTGTGGCAAAGCCGCACGGCGGTGCCGTTGCACAACCTCTACGGCCCGACCGAAGCGGCGGTGGACGTGACCTGGCATCCGGCCTACGGCGAGGCGCTGGCGAAGGTGACCGGCGCCAACGTGCCGATTGGCCTGCCGGTGTGGAACACCGGGCTGCGCATTCTTGACGCGCGCCTGCGGCCGGTGCCGCCGGGCGTGGCGGGCGATCTGTATCTGACCGGCGTGCAGCTGGCGCACGGCTACCTTGGCCGGCCGGATCTGACCGCCAGCCGCTTTGTCGCCGATCCGTTCGGCGAGGGCGGGCGCATGTACCGCACCGGCGACGTGGCGCGCTGGCTGCCGGACGGCGCGGTGGAATATTTGGGCCGCAGCGACGATCAGCTGAAGATCCGCGGGCAGCGTATCGAGCTGAGCGAAATCGACCACGCCTTGCTGTCGCTGCCGGGCGTGCGCCAGGCGGTGACGCACGCGCTGGTGCTGCAGGGCACACCGGTGGACGCCGGCGGCGATGCGCGCCAGCTGGTAGGCTATCTGGTGATGCAGCCTGGCGCGAACTGGGATGCGGAAGCCCTGCGCGCGGCGCTGGCCGACCGTCTGCCGCCGCACATGGTGCCGGTGGCGCTGGTGGAAATGAGCGATTTGCCGCTGAGCGCCAACGGCAAGCTGGATCGCAAGGCCTTGCCGCAGCCGCAGGGCGGTGAACGCAAGGCAGGACGGCCGCCGCAGGCCGGGCTGGAAAGCGAGATCGCGGCGGTGTTCGCCCGCTTGCTGCAGCGCGAGCAGGTGTTCGCCGACGACGATTTCTTCGCGCTCGGCGGCCATTCGCTGCTGGCGATGCGTCTGGCGGCAGAGCTGCGCCGCGATCTGGGCAAGGCGGTGTCCGTCGGCCAGGTGATGGTGGCGTCGCGCGTTGAGCAGTTGGCGGCCTTGCTGGCGGAAGATCGCACGCAGGAAGAGGCCGATCGCAGCGGATTCGACAGCGTATTGCCGCTGCGCGTCACCGAGGGGCCGACGCTGTTCTGTCTGCACCCGGCGTCCGGTTTCTCGTGGCAGTTCAGCGTATTGCCGCGCTATCTCGATCAGCACTGGTCGCTGGTCGGTATCCAGTCGCCGCGGCCGGACGGCCCGCTGGCGCTGAGCGAAGATATGGATCAGGTGGTGGATGCCCACCTGCAGACGGTGTTGCAGGTACAGCCGCACGGGCCGTACCACTTCATCGGCTACTCGCTGGGCGGCACGCTGGCGCAGGGCATCGCCGCCCGGCTGCAGGCGCGCGGCGAGCAGGTGGCGTTCCTCGGCCTGCTGGATACCTATCCGCCGGAGACCCAAAACTGGGACGTGATGCTGGACGACAACGTGTTGAAGGAAGTGCAGCGCGAGCGCGAGCAGTTCCTGGCGGTGTCGCAGGATACGCTCGATCCGGCGCTGGGCGAGACGCGCACCGCGATGTTCGACAACATCGAAGCCAACTACGCTGATTCGGTGCGGTTGCTGTCGCACACGCGTACCGCCCGCTTCCGCGGTCAGGCGACGCTGTTCGTCGCCAAACGCACGTTGCAGGAAGGGATGGACGTGCAGCAGACCTGGTCGCAGTACGTCGATGCGCTGCAGGCGCACGAGCTGGACTGCGCGCATGTCGATATCGTTTCGCCGGCGTCGTTCAAAGTGCTGGGGCCGCTGCTGAACCGGATCTTGCGCACGCTGTAA
- the fes gene encoding enterochelin esterase, producing the protein MNTELQSESSRLLASSNAGSPGWWLTVARRGTPWVEPAGNGRWRTTFFWRDPQGCELTSAYRRVWININCLTDHHQPNPPQSLQRLAGTDVWYWQTELSGAWRGSYCFIPCFDERPPAFSGDDAHANMHNLRHWWHQVFASATPDLLNPYRSWQSASGHSVSGLHMPDAPPQPVWRSFDEYEIASGRCTPPLPARLQRHTWQSERLGNSRDVWIYTTGDSKPAERPLAILLDGQFWAKQMPVWEPLMQLTREGALPEAVYVLIDIIDLPHRSRELTCKDDFWLAVQEELMPQLADWAPHSDKPADTVVAGQSFGGLASLYAGLRWPQRFGAVITQSGSYWWPRRDMLQLPSIPDDACWLMQQVERHGLGNHGALKVFMEAGSQEKLVHRVSGEMAARLSDAGHRVHYRVVEGGHDALCWRSGLTDGLQAVWASAFATAYPASATATARGTHDGKPESVR; encoded by the coding sequence GTGAATACAGAACTACAGTCAGAAAGCAGCAGATTATTGGCCAGCAGCAATGCGGGCAGTCCAGGGTGGTGGTTGACGGTGGCACGACGCGGTACGCCATGGGTAGAACCGGCGGGTAACGGCCGTTGGCGAACCACCTTTTTCTGGCGCGATCCTCAGGGATGCGAATTGACCTCCGCCTACCGTCGCGTGTGGATCAACATCAACTGCCTGACCGACCATCATCAGCCGAATCCGCCGCAAAGCCTGCAGCGTTTGGCCGGCACCGACGTGTGGTACTGGCAGACCGAGCTGAGCGGCGCCTGGCGCGGCAGCTACTGCTTTATCCCCTGCTTTGACGAGCGGCCGCCGGCGTTCAGCGGCGACGATGCGCACGCCAACATGCACAACCTGCGCCACTGGTGGCACCAGGTGTTCGCCAGCGCCACCCCCGATCTGCTCAACCCGTATCGCTCCTGGCAAAGCGCCAGCGGCCACAGCGTCTCCGGCCTGCACATGCCGGATGCGCCGCCGCAGCCGGTATGGCGCTCGTTCGACGAGTACGAGATCGCCAGCGGGCGCTGTACGCCACCGCTGCCGGCGCGTTTGCAGCGCCATACCTGGCAAAGCGAGCGCCTGGGCAACAGCCGCGATGTCTGGATCTACACCACCGGTGACAGCAAGCCGGCCGAGCGTCCGTTGGCTATTCTGCTCGACGGCCAGTTCTGGGCGAAGCAGATGCCGGTTTGGGAGCCGCTGATGCAGCTGACCCGTGAAGGGGCATTGCCGGAAGCGGTGTATGTGCTGATCGACATTATCGATCTGCCGCACCGGTCGCGCGAACTGACCTGCAAGGACGACTTCTGGCTGGCGGTGCAGGAAGAACTGATGCCGCAGCTGGCCGACTGGGCGCCGCACAGCGACAAACCGGCCGATACGGTGGTGGCGGGGCAAAGCTTTGGCGGCCTGGCTTCCCTGTATGCCGGGCTGCGCTGGCCGCAGCGCTTCGGCGCGGTGATCACCCAGTCCGGTTCCTACTGGTGGCCGCGGCGCGACATGCTGCAGTTGCCGAGCATTCCCGACGATGCCTGCTGGCTGATGCAGCAGGTGGAACGACACGGCCTGGGCAACCACGGCGCGCTGAAGGTATTTATGGAAGCCGGTTCGCAGGAAAAGCTGGTGCACCGGGTCAGCGGCGAAATGGCGGCGCGCCTGAGCGACGCCGGCCATCGGGTGCACTACCGGGTGGTGGAAGGCGGGCACGACGCGCTGTGCTGGCGCAGCGGCCTGACCGACGGGCTGCAGGCGGTCTGGGCTTCCGCTTTCGCCACCGCTTATCCGGCATCGGCGACGGCAACGGCACGAGGAACACATGATGGAAAGCCTGAATCCGTTCGATGA